In the Borrelia turicatae 91E135 genome, one interval contains:
- the ligA gene encoding NAD-dependent DNA ligase LigA, giving the protein MIKDIEDEILCLRDNIRKWNKEYYVDSSPSVSDLTYDKALLRLQDLESKYPEYKTLDSPTLKFGSDLLNNFEEVTHSFPILSLDKAYDIKELLLWIEKMVLEGSSLGSYTGISVEPKIDGCSIVLYYKDGILQKALTRGDGRVGNDVTENVRTIKNVPLSIDEKVELVLRGEIYITKENFLKINHTLKNPYLNARNLASGILRRINSREVASFPLDIFVYDILYSSFGLSTNHDAFDKLKKFGFKINPFCKFFGGKNLEEITNHVKKIEMQRNSLEYEIDGVVLKVDSFILRDILGYTSHHPKWSVAYKFESCTGVSKIVDIVVQVGRSGKITPVAHVEKVFVAGAFITNASLHNQDYIDSIGLNVGDVVAISRRGDVIPAVELVVEKLSIGSFKISSNCPSCKMALIKEGSHLFCVNKHCPYRIIEQIKYFCSKKCMNIVGLSGKTIEFLFEMKFISSEIELYTFNFDRLINLRGFDLKRIDNLKRSISDSKGRPFRKLLLGMGIKELGANTILVLINNNLNSFDIISTLCKNKEAALAKLLKIKGIGEKIALNIIEAFNDKIILDKFNFFKELGFKLEEYNTNYVVDDSFLFGKKFCITGSFEGHSRDVLIEKITKKGAIFNRAVTKRLDFLLVGEKPGLKLQKANNLGIKTFGLFDIKDFVDLDN; this is encoded by the coding sequence ATGATCAAAGATATAGAAGATGAAATTTTATGTTTAAGAGATAATATCAGAAAATGGAATAAAGAGTATTATGTTGATTCCTCACCCAGTGTGAGTGATTTGACTTATGATAAAGCTCTTTTAAGACTTCAAGATTTGGAAAGTAAGTATCCTGAATATAAAACTTTGGATTCTCCCACTCTTAAGTTTGGAAGCGATCTTTTAAATAATTTTGAAGAGGTTACACATTCTTTTCCTATATTAAGTTTGGATAAGGCTTATGATATTAAGGAATTATTATTGTGGATTGAGAAAATGGTCTTAGAAGGTTCTAGTTTGGGATCTTATACTGGTATCTCAGTTGAACCCAAAATTGATGGGTGTTCAATTGTTCTCTATTATAAAGATGGGATATTGCAGAAAGCTTTGACTAGGGGAGATGGAAGGGTTGGTAATGATGTTACTGAGAATGTTAGAACAATTAAAAATGTTCCTTTGTCTATTGATGAAAAGGTTGAATTAGTATTGCGGGGTGAAATTTATATTACTAAGGAAAATTTTTTGAAAATAAATCACACATTAAAGAATCCTTACCTTAATGCTAGAAATTTAGCCTCAGGTATACTGAGAAGAATAAATAGTAGAGAAGTTGCTAGTTTTCCTTTAGATATTTTTGTTTATGATATTTTATATTCTAGTTTTGGATTGAGTACTAATCATGATGCGTTTGATAAACTTAAGAAATTTGGATTTAAAATTAATCCTTTTTGTAAATTTTTTGGTGGTAAAAACTTAGAAGAAATTACTAATCATGTTAAAAAGATAGAGATGCAAAGAAATTCTTTAGAATATGAGATTGATGGTGTTGTGTTGAAAGTTGATAGCTTTATTTTAAGGGATATTTTAGGATATACTTCTCATCATCCGAAGTGGTCAGTAGCTTATAAATTTGAATCTTGCACAGGCGTAAGCAAAATTGTTGACATAGTTGTTCAGGTTGGCCGCAGTGGCAAAATTACTCCTGTTGCACATGTGGAGAAGGTATTTGTTGCGGGGGCTTTTATTACTAATGCAAGTCTGCATAATCAAGATTATATAGACTCTATTGGCTTAAATGTTGGAGATGTTGTTGCAATTTCAAGACGTGGAGATGTAATTCCTGCTGTTGAATTGGTGGTAGAAAAGCTTTCGATTGGTAGTTTTAAAATTTCTAGTAATTGTCCTTCATGTAAAATGGCTTTAATTAAAGAGGGTTCACATCTTTTTTGTGTAAATAAACATTGTCCTTATCGAATAATTGAACAGATAAAGTATTTTTGTAGTAAAAAATGCATGAATATTGTAGGACTTTCAGGAAAAACAATAGAGTTCCTTTTTGAAATGAAGTTTATATCTTCGGAGATTGAGCTTTATACTTTTAATTTTGATAGACTTATTAATTTAAGGGGTTTTGATCTTAAGAGAATAGATAATTTAAAGCGTTCAATTAGCGATAGTAAAGGTAGGCCATTTAGAAAGTTGCTTCTTGGTATGGGAATTAAGGAGCTTGGAGCAAATACAATATTGGTTTTAATTAATAATAATTTAAATTCGTTTGATATAATTAGTACTCTTTGTAAAAATAAAGAGGCTGCTCTTGCCAAACTTTTAAAGATTAAGGGAATAGGTGAGAAGATAGCTTTAAATATTATTGAAGCGTTTAATGATAAGATTATTCTTGATAAGTTTAATTTTTTTAAAGAATTAGGGTTTAAATTGGAAGAATATAATACTAATTATGTTGTGGATGATTCTTTTTTGTTTGGCAAAAAATTTTGTATTACAGGTTCTTTTGAAGGGCATTCTAGAGATGTTCTTATTGAAAAGATTACTAAAAAAGGTGCTATTTTCAATAGGGCAGTTACTAAGCGTTTAGATTTTTTACTTGTTGGAGAGAAACCCGGATTAAAATTGCAAAAGGCTAATAATTTGGGAATTAAAACCTTTGGTCTTTTTGATATTAAAGATTTTGTGGATTTAGATAATTAA